A stretch of Bacillus pseudomycoides DNA encodes these proteins:
- a CDS encoding glycosyltransferase family 4 protein, with product MDSQVIYAVLASFITVLVVTPFVIKLAFKIGATDKPNARKVHQKVMPRLGGLAIFIGVAVGFLVSGLYEQRMLTISLGAVIIVIIGILDDMYELSAKVKFGGQLLVAALIVKSGLLVQVLYIPILGDTELGILAYPITVFWIVGITNAINLIDGLDGLSAGISSIVLATLAYMAFTSPMGTGAVIILPLALIALASTLGFLFYNFHPAKIFMGDTGALFLGYCISVISLLGLYKSVTLFSFLVPIIILGVPIFDTLFAIIRRIVNKKPISAPDKSHLHHRLLAMGFSHRTTVLIIYAFGIFFSVNAIIFSSATLWLSIILLFALILFTEIVAEIIGLVHERYKPIISFYKKVKKREE from the coding sequence ATGGACTCACAAGTGATTTATGCTGTTTTGGCATCTTTCATTACCGTATTAGTCGTTACTCCTTTTGTTATCAAATTAGCATTTAAAATTGGAGCGACTGATAAGCCAAACGCACGTAAAGTACACCAAAAAGTCATGCCTCGTCTAGGTGGATTGGCAATCTTTATTGGTGTAGCTGTAGGATTTCTTGTTAGTGGATTATACGAACAACGCATGCTAACAATTAGTTTAGGCGCTGTTATCATTGTCATTATCGGTATTTTAGATGACATGTATGAATTATCAGCAAAAGTTAAATTTGGTGGACAACTATTAGTTGCTGCACTCATTGTAAAAAGTGGATTATTAGTACAGGTGTTGTACATTCCAATCTTAGGAGATACTGAACTTGGCATACTTGCATATCCAATTACAGTATTTTGGATTGTCGGTATTACAAATGCCATCAATTTAATTGATGGCTTAGACGGATTATCTGCTGGAATTTCATCCATCGTTCTTGCAACCTTGGCATATATGGCCTTTACTAGCCCAATGGGCACTGGCGCTGTAATCATCTTACCACTCGCACTCATTGCGCTTGCAAGTACACTTGGATTTTTATTCTATAACTTTCACCCAGCCAAGATTTTCATGGGAGATACAGGGGCATTATTCTTAGGATATTGTATTTCTGTTATATCGTTACTTGGATTATACAAAAGCGTAACGTTATTCAGTTTCCTTGTTCCAATTATTATTTTAGGTGTACCTATATTCGACACACTGTTTGCGATTATTAGACGAATTGTGAATAAAAAACCAATTTCGGCGCCAGATAAATCGCACTTACATCATCGTCTATTAGCAATGGGCTTCTCTCATCGCACGACGGTACTCATCATTTACGCATTTGGTATTTTCTTTAGCGTAAATGCGATTATTTTCTCTAGTGCAACATTATGGTTATCCATTATCCTTCTGTTTGCTTTAATACTCTTTACTGAAATCGTAGCAGAAATAATTGGCCTTGTACACGAGCGTTATAAACCAATTATTTCCTTCTATAAAAAAGTAAAAAAACGCGAAGAATAA
- a CDS encoding LCP family protein yields MEERYHHLQKRRIKKKRRRRLFIYLIFIGLISSVGLYMFNSYSSLMEMYSGFTRDKSKLRTADVEITKEPFSVLIMGIEDYATDGQNGRTDSLMFATINPKTKHVSLMSIPRDSRVTIAGKNKKDKINAAHAYGGEKLALETVENFLRVPVDHYIKIDFKGFKGIVDAVGGITVDVPFDFEERSDIDYYKLIQFKKGQQELNGEEALAYVRMRKQDPNGDYGRATRQRQVLAAVVHKLNSASTVFKIKDLAEVVGKYVKTDVPVSDGLALYNKLSGFDPSNIQTLKLEGEDKKLNDIYYFIPDEVNLQTVRNELLKNLEQDQTNTNTNSSSNSDTNTTNSSTNKKEQEPPPSTNANAEWLMRNHQQN; encoded by the coding sequence ATGGAAGAGCGTTATCATCATCTCCAAAAGAGAAGAATTAAAAAGAAGCGTAGACGTAGATTATTCATCTATCTCATTTTTATAGGGCTAATCAGCAGCGTAGGACTCTACATGTTTAATTCCTATTCTTCTCTCATGGAGATGTATAGTGGCTTCACTCGTGATAAATCAAAATTACGTACGGCAGATGTAGAAATCACAAAAGAACCTTTCAGTGTCCTTATTATGGGAATTGAAGATTATGCAACCGATGGACAAAATGGACGAACAGATTCGCTTATGTTTGCAACAATTAATCCAAAAACAAAACATGTTTCTCTCATGAGTATTCCGCGTGACTCACGCGTTACAATTGCTGGAAAAAACAAAAAAGATAAAATTAACGCAGCCCATGCTTACGGCGGAGAAAAATTGGCATTGGAAACGGTCGAAAACTTTTTACGTGTGCCAGTTGACCATTACATTAAAATTGATTTCAAAGGCTTTAAAGGAATTGTTGATGCTGTTGGTGGCATTACAGTTGATGTTCCTTTTGATTTCGAGGAACGATCTGATATCGATTACTACAAGCTAATTCAATTTAAGAAAGGGCAGCAAGAATTAAATGGTGAAGAAGCACTAGCTTATGTTCGCATGCGAAAACAAGATCCAAATGGAGATTACGGCCGTGCTACAAGGCAACGACAAGTACTTGCTGCCGTTGTCCATAAATTAAATTCTGCTTCCACAGTCTTTAAAATTAAAGACTTGGCTGAGGTTGTTGGAAAATATGTAAAAACTGATGTACCTGTGTCTGATGGACTTGCCTTATACAATAAATTATCTGGATTTGATCCTTCAAACATCCAAACACTTAAATTAGAAGGTGAGGATAAAAAACTAAACGATATTTATTACTTTATCCCAGATGAAGTGAACCTTCAAACTGTTCGTAATGAACTTTTAAAAAACTTAGAACAAGATCAAACAAATACAAATACAAATTCAAGTTCTAACTCTGATACGAATACAACAAATTCATCTACTAATAAAAAAGAACAAGAGCCTCCTCCGTCTACGAACGCGAATGCGGAGTGGCTAATGCGAAACCACCAGCAAAATTAA
- a CDS encoding sigma 54-interacting transcriptional regulator: MKRMDLIYNAMQTGNYSEGVTASELATLLQLDRANVSSDLNKLVKDGRLSKTGTRPVRFYLGANLYMETPSKDDTSLDAFARENTSLKIAIEKAKAAVLYPPHGMHTLLLGETGVGKSMFASLMHEYAIEVNQLKKDAPFIVFNCADYANNPQLLLGQLFGIKKGAYTGASDQNGLIEKAHEGILFLDEVHRLPPEGQEMLFTFIDRGVYRRLGETENERRAQVLIITATTEEPNSFLLKTFTRRIPMTVTLPPLRERTHQERFALLQLFFTNEAIRLRKEIHVSPNAMRAFVFYQCPNNIGQLKTDVQIACAKAYSDFVTKKRDYVRVSSTDLPWYMKEGLFIERKSRHLYQVPNETFVFTSDEGWSRHKTEDTRSSIYDYIDHKYEELQARGIEEEELELLIDNDIQSFFVHYFNQISKKTNHENVFKIVDRNIVSVCEKIAELAEKQLSKTFDEKMFLALSLHVQTTLQRLHSGKQIHHPQLNQIRTKYKEAFSVAMQCIHLLEEELQITMPIDEAGFLTMFFVVDPIPTSQTEVKVLILAHGNGIATEMANVANELLGIDEVAGIDMPLHESPKDFLERVKVYMKTLEHINGLLLLVDMGSLAYIGDILETEFHIPVRVLSMTSTPHVLEAARKAQLGYSLDALYETVKNLTPFYLNVQEEKKKPLAPMKSVILTACLTGEGSALAIQKMLENYLRFDKDLIEIIPISIVHEKDLTKMIENIKKERNMICIVTNFDVQVPCLTYHFQDIVNYKAIQPIQELIMYEETYAKMADILGQQMQRNDGALMIKTVRYALNTIQELISLQLNPDSLMGVILHMSCMVDRLQKGEKLLPYPDKETRRQDEYWMYMKVKKSLQPIENTFDVQIPDDEVFYVIDFFIKNQPEKKE; encoded by the coding sequence ATGAAACGAATGGACCTCATTTATAATGCAATGCAAACGGGGAATTACTCAGAAGGTGTAACAGCATCTGAACTCGCTACACTTCTACAGCTAGACCGTGCAAATGTAAGCAGCGATTTAAATAAACTTGTGAAAGATGGTCGTTTATCTAAAACAGGAACACGCCCTGTCCGTTTCTATTTAGGAGCTAATCTTTATATGGAAACGCCTTCAAAAGATGACACTTCACTCGATGCCTTTGCAAGAGAAAATACAAGCCTCAAAATTGCGATTGAAAAAGCAAAGGCCGCTGTACTCTATCCTCCACATGGTATGCATACTTTACTACTTGGAGAAACAGGTGTCGGGAAATCTATGTTTGCTTCTTTAATGCATGAATACGCAATTGAAGTCAATCAGCTCAAAAAAGATGCGCCGTTTATCGTTTTTAATTGTGCAGATTATGCAAATAATCCACAGCTCCTGCTTGGACAACTGTTCGGGATTAAAAAAGGTGCTTATACTGGTGCAAGTGATCAAAACGGATTAATCGAAAAAGCCCATGAAGGAATTCTCTTTCTGGATGAAGTGCACCGCCTTCCTCCAGAAGGTCAGGAAATGCTATTCACGTTTATCGATCGCGGTGTGTATCGTCGCCTTGGAGAGACAGAGAACGAGCGCCGAGCACAAGTATTAATTATTACTGCAACAACAGAAGAACCCAACTCTTTTTTACTCAAAACATTTACAAGACGAATTCCAATGACCGTAACGCTTCCACCACTTCGGGAGAGAACGCATCAGGAACGCTTTGCCTTGCTACAACTCTTTTTTACCAATGAGGCGATTCGTCTGCGAAAAGAAATTCATGTCAGCCCGAATGCAATGCGTGCATTCGTCTTTTATCAATGTCCAAATAACATTGGACAATTAAAAACAGATGTACAAATTGCCTGCGCGAAAGCCTATTCTGACTTCGTAACAAAGAAAAGAGACTATGTCCGCGTTTCTAGCACTGATTTGCCATGGTACATGAAGGAAGGCTTATTTATCGAAAGAAAAAGCCGTCATTTGTACCAAGTTCCAAACGAGACATTTGTGTTTACGAGTGACGAAGGATGGAGTAGACATAAAACAGAAGATACACGTTCTTCCATTTATGATTACATCGATCATAAATATGAAGAACTACAAGCACGCGGGATTGAAGAAGAAGAATTAGAATTATTAATAGACAATGATATACAAAGTTTTTTCGTTCATTATTTTAATCAAATATCAAAAAAGACAAATCATGAAAACGTCTTTAAAATTGTCGATCGTAATATTGTTTCTGTTTGCGAAAAAATCGCTGAACTAGCAGAAAAACAGTTATCTAAGACATTCGATGAAAAAATGTTTCTTGCTTTAAGTTTACATGTACAGACAACTCTACAACGACTGCACAGTGGGAAACAAATTCATCACCCACAACTCAATCAAATTCGTACGAAGTACAAAGAAGCCTTCTCGGTTGCTATGCAGTGTATTCATCTCTTAGAAGAAGAACTGCAAATCACAATGCCCATTGATGAAGCTGGATTTTTAACGATGTTTTTCGTCGTTGATCCTATTCCTACTTCCCAAACAGAAGTAAAAGTATTAATTTTAGCTCACGGTAATGGTATCGCAACAGAAATGGCAAATGTCGCAAATGAACTTCTCGGTATTGATGAAGTAGCAGGAATTGATATGCCGCTTCATGAATCACCGAAAGATTTCTTAGAACGAGTAAAAGTGTACATGAAAACGCTAGAACATATAAATGGACTTCTCTTACTTGTCGATATGGGTTCACTTGCCTATATCGGGGATATACTAGAGACGGAATTTCATATCCCTGTACGCGTTCTCTCTATGACAAGTACACCGCACGTACTAGAAGCAGCAAGAAAAGCGCAGCTCGGGTATTCATTAGACGCATTATATGAAACGGTGAAAAACTTAACACCATTTTATCTAAACGTACAAGAGGAAAAGAAAAAACCGCTCGCTCCAATGAAATCCGTCATTTTAACAGCTTGTCTAACAGGAGAAGGAAGCGCGCTAGCTATTCAAAAAATGCTTGAAAACTATTTGCGATTCGATAAGGATTTAATAGAAATTATTCCAATTAGTATCGTTCATGAAAAAGATTTAACGAAAATGATCGAAAACATAAAGAAAGAACGCAATATGATTTGTATTGTCACAAACTTTGATGTACAAGTACCCTGTTTAACGTATCATTTCCAGGACATCGTAAACTATAAAGCCATTCAACCAATCCAAGAATTAATTATGTATGAAGAAACATATGCAAAAATGGCTGATATTCTCGGGCAACAAATGCAGCGGAATGATGGAGCACTCATGATCAAAACAGTACGGTATGCATTAAATACAATTCAAGAGCTCATCTCCTTACAGTTAAATCCTGATAGTTTAATGGGAGTTATTTTGCATATGAGTTGTATGGTTGATCGGCTTCAAAAAGGAGAAAAACTCCTTCCCTACCCTGATAAAGAAACGCGTAGGCAAGATGAATATTGGATGTATATGAAAGTAAAAAAATCTCTGCAACCAATTGAAAACACGTTTGACGTGCAAATTCCAGATGATGAAGTTTTTTATGTAATAGACTTCTTCATAAAGAATCAACCAGAAAAAAAAGAATAA
- a CDS encoding ComF family protein, with product MHCLLCDEYILESVSWYSFFIQSEKRYICERCERKLSYIIGEICEDCGRSFVLLSEGYREDNLCKDCVRWREEMKFLPIKNRSVYVYNDGMKEVLARFKFRGDAELVQIFRTSFVTVFHKYFSDCHAVMPIPLSKEREYERGFNQAELLASCLPCRMLQTSLSRKETEKQSKKRRIERIRGVNPFYFQKEEIFAGQHILLIDDVYTTGITVRQVAICLYDAGAQTVSSLTLCRG from the coding sequence ATGCACTGTTTACTTTGTGATGAGTATATTTTAGAGAGTGTTAGTTGGTATTCTTTTTTTATTCAGTCTGAAAAACGGTACATATGTGAGCGGTGTGAACGAAAGCTTTCCTATATTATCGGAGAAATTTGTGAGGATTGCGGTAGGTCTTTTGTACTTCTTTCAGAGGGATATAGAGAAGATAACCTTTGCAAAGATTGTGTAAGGTGGAGGGAGGAGATGAAATTTCTACCTATAAAAAATCGATCTGTGTACGTCTATAATGATGGGATGAAGGAAGTATTAGCTCGGTTTAAATTCAGAGGAGACGCTGAGCTTGTTCAAATTTTTCGCACGAGCTTTGTCACTGTATTTCACAAGTATTTTTCAGATTGTCATGCGGTGATGCCGATTCCACTTAGTAAGGAAAGAGAATATGAGCGTGGATTTAATCAAGCAGAATTGTTAGCGTCTTGTTTACCATGTCGTATGTTGCAAACATCTCTCAGTAGAAAAGAGACAGAAAAACAGAGTAAAAAAAGACGTATCGAGAGAATTAGGGGAGTGAATCCTTTTTACTTTCAAAAGGAAGAAATATTTGCTGGGCAGCACATTTTACTTATTGATGATGTGTATACGACAGGAATTACGGTTAGGCAAGTTGCAATATGTTTGTACGATGCAGGCGCTCAAACAGTTTCTAGCCTCACGCTTTGCCGCGGATAA
- a CDS encoding DegV family protein, with product MRTAIVTDSTAYIPKHIREELNIHMIPLNVIFGTNSYQEEAEITADDFYVKVREHEELPKTSQPAIGKFVELFEELAKEYDAVICIHLSSGISGTYQTATTAGQMVEGINVYTYDSEISCEVQGFYVREGAKMANEGKTPEEILARFDEMKQTIDAYFVVDDLHHLQRGGRLNSAQAFIGSLLQVKPVLYFRDKVIIPFEKIRTRKKALKRIVEILDEQASKGMPMEVVIIHANREEEAKEWQKELEEKYPHVTIRISYFGAVIGTHLGEGALGLGWYTK from the coding sequence ATGAGAACAGCTATTGTTACGGATAGTACAGCATATATACCGAAGCATATTCGTGAAGAACTCAATATACATATGATTCCATTAAATGTGATTTTTGGAACGAATTCTTATCAAGAAGAAGCAGAAATTACAGCAGATGATTTTTATGTGAAAGTACGTGAACATGAAGAACTTCCAAAAACTTCTCAACCAGCAATTGGAAAATTTGTGGAGCTATTTGAAGAACTAGCAAAAGAATACGATGCGGTGATTTGTATCCATCTTTCAAGCGGAATTAGCGGTACATATCAAACAGCAACGACAGCTGGGCAAATGGTCGAAGGGATAAACGTATATACGTATGATTCTGAAATTAGTTGTGAAGTACAAGGGTTTTACGTGCGTGAAGGTGCGAAAATGGCGAATGAAGGAAAGACGCCAGAAGAAATTTTAGCTAGGTTTGACGAAATGAAACAAACGATAGATGCTTATTTTGTTGTGGATGACTTGCATCATTTACAACGTGGTGGTCGTTTAAATAGTGCGCAAGCATTTATTGGTAGCTTATTACAAGTAAAGCCGGTTTTATATTTTAGAGATAAAGTGATCATTCCGTTTGAAAAAATTCGTACGCGCAAAAAGGCGCTAAAGCGTATCGTTGAAATCTTAGATGAACAAGCGAGTAAAGGTATGCCAATGGAAGTTGTTATTATCCATGCGAATCGTGAAGAGGAAGCGAAAGAATGGCAGAAAGAATTAGAGGAAAAGTACCCTCATGTTACAATCCGCATCAGTTATTTTGGTGCTGTAATTGGAACTCATCTAGGAGAGGGAGCGCTAGGACTAGGTTGGTATACAAAATAA
- a CDS encoding YigZ family protein: protein MLLQYLTIKGCGEHEIVIQKSRFICYVSRAKTEEEAQEFIQKIKKQNWNATHNCSAYLIGERDQIQKANDDGEPSGTAGVPILEVLKKRGLKDTVIVVTRYFGGIKLGAGGLIRAYGKCTSEGLNHVGVVERKLMRIMKTEIDYTLLGKVENELRQSAYAIKEIHYLENVTFDTYVEENQKQIFTDWMIELTNGKCTIKEDNMLYLEQDIVQQ, encoded by the coding sequence TTGCTATTACAATATTTAACAATAAAAGGCTGCGGTGAGCACGAAATTGTCATTCAAAAGTCACGGTTTATTTGCTATGTAAGCCGAGCGAAAACAGAAGAAGAAGCTCAAGAATTTATTCAAAAAATTAAAAAACAAAACTGGAATGCAACGCACAACTGCTCTGCCTATTTAATTGGTGAACGCGATCAAATTCAAAAGGCAAATGATGATGGTGAGCCGAGCGGAACTGCTGGTGTACCTATTTTAGAAGTATTAAAAAAACGCGGTCTAAAAGATACAGTCATTGTCGTCACACGTTATTTTGGCGGTATCAAACTTGGTGCTGGCGGCTTAATTCGCGCATATGGAAAATGTACAAGTGAAGGTCTTAACCATGTGGGTGTTGTAGAACGAAAACTAATGCGTATTATGAAAACGGAAATTGATTATACGCTGCTCGGTAAAGTTGAAAACGAACTCCGTCAATCAGCTTACGCGATTAAAGAGATACATTACCTAGAAAATGTTACATTCGATACTTATGTTGAAGAAAATCAAAAACAAATTTTTACTGACTGGATGATTGAATTAACAAATGGGAAATGTACAATAAAAGAAGACAACATGCTGTATTTAGAACAAGACATTGTGCAACAATAA
- a CDS encoding helix-turn-helix domain-containing protein: protein MEHNSCLCPKFESAFTLLSKKWTGLIIKSLLEEPKRFREIADIIPNMSDRMLSERLKELESEGVVVRNVYPEVPVRIEYGLTEKGKALESVMNEVQNWAEKWVK, encoded by the coding sequence ATGGAGCATAATTCTTGTTTATGTCCAAAGTTTGAGTCGGCTTTTACATTACTTAGTAAAAAGTGGACAGGTTTAATTATTAAATCTTTGCTAGAAGAACCAAAACGATTTCGAGAAATTGCGGATATTATCCCAAATATGAGTGATCGTATGTTGTCAGAACGCTTAAAGGAATTAGAGAGCGAAGGTGTAGTTGTACGTAATGTTTATCCAGAAGTACCTGTTAGAATTGAATACGGATTAACAGAAAAAGGAAAGGCGTTAGAAAGTGTTATGAATGAAGTCCAAAACTGGGCTGAAAAATGGGTGAAATAA
- a CDS encoding DEAD/DEAH box helicase: MLAGRQMLQEELSLSKDELDRLERQGDITLVKGVIKKSSRYICQRCGNIEQRLFAPFLCKRCSQMCTYCRKCITMGRVGECTVLVRGIKDIEWRALPNSLRWEGQLSPGQDRAARGVTEALRQKESFFIWAVCGAGKTEMLFYGIEEALKNGERVCIATPRTDVVLELAPRLRTVFPNVSIAALYGGSLDHEKEARLLVSTMHQLLRYYKAFDVMIVDEIDAFPYVMDKMLQYAVEQASKDRVAKIYLTATPEETWKRKLWNGKQQGVIISGRYHRHPLPVPRFEWCGNWRKTLKRKEIPPVVLKWLKYHLLKQSPIFLFVPHVNYIDEVSTLLKALDNRIEGVHAEDPKRKEKVAAFRKGNIPLLVTTTILERGVTVEDLQVAVLGAEEGIFSESALVQIAGRVGRSHHKPDGDIFYFHYGKTEAMVGAKKHIQSMNKRAKQEGLID; this comes from the coding sequence ATACTAGCAGGAAGGCAGATGTTACAAGAAGAGCTTTCGTTATCAAAAGATGAATTAGATCGCTTGGAAAGACAAGGAGATATCACTTTAGTAAAAGGTGTAATCAAGAAATCTTCACGCTATATATGCCAGCGCTGTGGAAATATAGAGCAACGGTTATTTGCTCCGTTTTTATGTAAAAGATGTAGCCAAATGTGTACGTATTGCCGAAAATGTATCACGATGGGGCGAGTCGGAGAATGTACAGTGCTCGTTCGAGGTATAAAAGATATAGAGTGGAGGGCTTTGCCGAATTCTTTACGCTGGGAAGGCCAATTATCACCTGGACAGGATAGAGCAGCTAGAGGAGTAACCGAAGCATTGCGCCAAAAAGAATCCTTTTTCATTTGGGCAGTATGCGGAGCTGGTAAGACGGAGATGCTTTTTTATGGTATAGAAGAGGCGCTCAAAAATGGAGAGCGGGTTTGTATTGCAACGCCGCGGACGGATGTCGTGTTAGAGCTAGCCCCCCGTTTACGAACTGTTTTTCCAAATGTATCAATTGCGGCACTATATGGCGGTAGTTTAGATCATGAAAAGGAGGCAAGACTCCTCGTGTCCACAATGCATCAGTTACTTCGTTATTACAAGGCATTCGATGTTATGATTGTGGATGAAATTGATGCTTTTCCATATGTGATGGACAAGATGTTACAGTATGCGGTAGAACAAGCGAGTAAAGATCGTGTAGCAAAAATTTATTTAACTGCCACTCCGGAGGAAACATGGAAACGTAAGTTATGGAATGGGAAACAACAAGGTGTAATTATTTCAGGGCGTTACCACCGTCATCCTTTGCCAGTTCCTAGGTTCGAGTGGTGCGGTAATTGGAGAAAAACACTGAAGCGAAAAGAAATCCCGCCTGTTGTTTTGAAATGGTTAAAGTATCATCTCCTCAAACAATCCCCTATTTTTCTATTTGTTCCCCATGTAAATTATATCGATGAAGTAAGCACATTATTAAAAGCGTTAGATAATCGAATTGAAGGCGTTCATGCAGAGGATCCAAAGCGAAAAGAAAAGGTAGCGGCTTTTCGAAAAGGAAATATCCCATTATTAGTAACGACAACAATCTTGGAGCGAGGTGTAACAGTAGAAGATTTGCAAGTTGCGGTGTTAGGGGCGGAAGAGGGCATTTTTTCGGAAAGTGCACTTGTACAAATTGCTGGTAGGGTCGGTAGAAGTCATCATAAGCCAGATGGTGATATCTTTTATTTTCATTATGGAAAAACAGAAGCAATGGTGGGCGCGAAAAAACATATCCAATCTATGAATAAGAGGGCAAAGCAAGAAGGACTGATAGATTAA
- a CDS encoding polysaccharide deacetylase family protein, with the protein MKQMFQWMIIFLSITTCSISYTEAATNSPLIHDSMIQDAARPQKIAYLTFDDGPNKYTSQILNILKQKQGKATFFVIGGKASHYPQTMQRFIKEGHYIGLHSMSHDVKRLYTGDPSTLITEMEQTRSIVHSTTNLNTHLVRVPYGSMPYLKKNYRDALVSAQYKMWDWTIDTYDWKSYRNPSAILERVMNQSDEQVEVILMHDSSVTVKILPKVIDYLKAKGYTLLPYNPSSHLEVNFWKDTRL; encoded by the coding sequence ATGAAGCAAATGTTTCAATGGATGATTATATTCCTAAGTATTACTACATGTTCGATATCTTATACTGAAGCAGCCACTAACTCCCCGCTTATACATGACTCTATGATTCAGGATGCGGCTCGTCCTCAAAAAATTGCATACTTAACATTTGATGATGGACCAAACAAATACACCTCACAAATTTTAAACATCTTAAAACAAAAACAAGGAAAAGCAACCTTCTTTGTAATTGGTGGCAAAGCTTCACACTACCCACAAACAATGCAACGTTTCATAAAAGAAGGGCATTATATCGGCCTCCATAGCATGTCTCATGACGTGAAACGTCTATATACTGGTGATCCATCCACTTTAATTACTGAAATGGAACAAACTCGTTCAATTGTCCACAGTACCACAAATTTGAATACACATCTTGTTCGCGTTCCATATGGTAGTATGCCTTATTTAAAAAAGAATTATCGTGATGCACTTGTGTCTGCTCAGTACAAAATGTGGGATTGGACAATCGATACATATGACTGGAAAAGTTATCGTAATCCTTCTGCTATACTAGAGCGAGTTATGAACCAAAGCGATGAACAAGTTGAAGTTATTTTAATGCATGATTCTAGCGTCACAGTGAAAATTCTTCCAAAGGTAATTGACTATCTTAAGGCAAAAGGATATACACTTCTTCCCTATAACCCTTCCTCCCATTTAGAAGTAAACTTCTGGAAGGACACAAGATTGTAA
- the wecB gene encoding non-hydrolyzing UDP-N-acetylglucosamine 2-epimerase yields MTERLKVMTIFGTRPEAIKMAPLVLELQKHPEQIESIVTVTAQHRQMLDQVLDIFGITPDFDLNIMKDRQTLIDITTRGLEGLDKVMKEAKPDIVLVHGDTTTTFIASLAAFYNQIPIGHVEAGLRTWDKYSPYPEEMNRQLTGVMADLHFSPTEKSATNLQQENKDESRIFITGNTAIDALKTTVKEEYSHPVLEKLGNDRLVLMTAHRRENLGEPMRNMFRAIKRLVEKYEDVQVVYPVHMNPVVRETANDILGDHNRIHLIEPLDVIDFHNVAARSYLMLTDSGGVQEEAPSLGVPVLVLRDTTERPEGIEAGTLKLAGTDEETIFTLADELLSNKEAHDKMAQASNPYGDGLASERIVEAILQYFNKK; encoded by the coding sequence ATGACTGAACGTTTAAAAGTAATGACCATTTTTGGAACACGTCCAGAAGCGATTAAAATGGCACCTCTTGTGTTAGAGTTGCAAAAGCATCCTGAGCAAATTGAATCTATTGTGACAGTGACAGCACAGCATCGTCAAATGTTAGATCAAGTTTTAGATATCTTTGGAATTACGCCGGATTTTGATTTGAATATTATGAAAGACCGTCAAACATTAATTGATATTACAACACGTGGTTTAGAGGGCTTAGATAAAGTAATGAAGGAAGCAAAGCCAGATATCGTTCTTGTACATGGTGATACAACAACTACTTTTATTGCGAGCCTTGCTGCTTTCTATAATCAAATTCCAATTGGCCATGTGGAAGCTGGACTTCGTACATGGGATAAATATTCTCCATATCCGGAAGAAATGAACCGTCAATTAACAGGTGTAATGGCAGACCTTCATTTCTCTCCTACAGAAAAATCAGCAACGAACTTGCAACAAGAAAATAAAGATGAATCTCGTATTTTCATAACAGGAAACACAGCAATTGATGCCCTGAAAACGACAGTAAAAGAAGAGTATAGTCATCCGGTCCTAGAGAAGCTTGGAAATGACAGACTTGTACTTATGACAGCGCATCGTCGTGAAAATTTAGGTGAACCAATGCGCAATATGTTCCGTGCAATTAAACGCCTTGTTGAAAAATATGAAGATGTACAAGTTGTATATCCAGTTCATATGAATCCTGTTGTACGTGAAACTGCTAACGATATTTTAGGAGACCATAACCGCATTCATTTAATTGAACCGCTCGATGTAATTGATTTCCATAATGTTGCAGCACGTTCGTATTTAATGTTAACAGATTCTGGTGGTGTACAAGAGGAAGCACCTTCTCTTGGTGTACCGGTTCTTGTTCTTCGTGATACGACAGAGCGCCCAGAAGGAATTGAAGCGGGTACGTTAAAATTAGCGGGTACAGACGAAGAGACAATCTTTACACTTGCAGATGAATTGTTATCTAACAAAGAAGCGCATGACAAAATGGCGCAAGCATCTAATCCTTACGGTGACGGTCTCGCTTCAGAGCGTATTGTAGAAGCGATTTTACAATATTTTAATAAAAAGTAA